From Qingrenia yutianensis, the proteins below share one genomic window:
- a CDS encoding S-layer homology domain-containing protein, which produces MTVVPGGNITDEKDELMSFADINEAKWAREAIESLVAKNVIKGYEDGDFKPNANITREEFVKIVVGAFGVEVLESESVFDDVSNDSWAKDYITAAKNAKIINGISENIFGLGRNITREDMAVMLVNAYEAKIRAINDGMHAFADDAQIADYAKSAVAKLYGAGVISGYEDGTFLPKNNATRAEAAQMVYKILKIGE; this is translated from the coding sequence ATGACGGTTGTTCCGGGCGGAAACATTACCGATGAAAAAGACGAGCTTATGAGCTTTGCAGATATTAACGAAGCAAAATGGGCAAGAGAAGCTATTGAAAGCCTTGTTGCGAAAAACGTTATAAAGGGTTACGAGGACGGCGATTTTAAACCCAACGCAAACATCACGCGCGAGGAATTTGTAAAAATCGTTGTCGGCGCGTTCGGCGTTGAAGTTTTAGAGAGCGAAAGCGTATTTGACGATGTTTCAAACGACAGCTGGGCTAAAGATTACATCACCGCGGCAAAAAACGCAAAAATTATAAACGGAATAAGCGAAAATATTTTCGGACTGGGCAGAAACATTACGCGTGAGGATATGGCGGTTATGCTGGTAAATGCGTACGAGGCGAAAATCAGAGCAATAAACGACGGCATGCACGCATTTGCAGATGACGCACAAATTGCGGATTATGCAAAATCGGCAGTTGCAAAGCTTTACGGCGCCGGTGTGATTTCGGGTTATGAGGACGGCACGTTCCTGCCGAAAAACAACGCAACCCGTGCAGAGGCGGCTCAAATGGTTTATAAGATACTAAAAATAGGGGAGTAG